AAACACAGCTCAAAAAAACGATCTGCATCCTCTGGATAAAAATCTCGTCCACCAAGACCATAGATTCTTGTCAGAACAGTCGCTGTGGAGTGCACCTCTTGCAAAGCTGCTTTGATTTCATGACTGATAACGCCTCCATGACCGCCCAGTGAATCGGCACGCTCAGCAACTAATATGACCTTAGCGAAGCGAAGCGCGTTTTGAATCGCTTCTTTAGGGAACGGCCGGATCAGTATTGGTGCGAGTACACCCGCTTTAATTCCCTTTGCCCTCAAATGGTCAACTGAATCCTTAGCTGTATCTGAAGCAGAATTGAGTAGCACAACAACAACTTCTGCATGATCCATGTGATATTGATGCAAGCATTCATAGGAGCGACCGGTTATATTCTTGAATGCCTCCGCAATTTCCAAATAGGCATCTTGTGCACGATACATAGCTTCTGATTGCATGAATCGAGTATTGATTAGATCAGGATCATTCATATACGGTCCTATGGTCACTACATGTTCAAGATCAAGTGCATCAATTGCTGGTTTTGGCATTTCCCCAACAAATTGTTGTACATCTTTTTGTTCAGTAAAATATTGCACCCTTCTTTTTTGGTGTGAAGTAAAAAAACCATCCGATGCAACAATGACAGGAAGACGAACATCCTTATGTTCAGCAAGTCGCAGTGCAATAAGGTTTAAATCATAAACGGCTTGTGGATCTTTTGCTAATAAGATAGGCCAACCTGTATGGAGAGCATAATAAAGATCAGAGTGGTCCCCACGAATATCGAGCGGACCAGAAACAGCACGAGTGACTAGATTAAGTACCATGGGGAATCGAGTGCCTGATTGGACAGGAAGTTCTTCTAACATATAAAGGAAGCCTTGTGCCGATGTTGCATTAAATACACGTCCACCAGCCGCAGCTGCACCATAGCAGATACCAGCTGATCCGTGTTCACCATCAGCAGGAATCATGACGATGTGATGTTCTCCATTAGCCTTCATTTCATCTAAATATTCCGCAATTTCTGTAGACGGTGTAATCGGGAAATAACCCATCATATGATAATCAATTTGCGCAGCAGCTTTTGCAGCCATTTCATTCCCGGAACGGAAGTCCGTCGTTTGTAAGAAAGGAAGTGCAGTTGAGATCACTTGCTGTTCTAATGCCATGCTCATACAGCTCCTTTTTGTACATATTTTTATGAGTTGACTGAACGCATCACTCGATGCTCATCTGCAAATCCATCCGTTTCGCGAATCGTACGTAATGCCTCTGTAGGGCAAGCATGAATGCATCGCAAACAACCCTTGCAATATTGATAATCAATGCCCAACAAATGTTGAAATGACCGGCCATGATGATCTTGTATAGTCGTCCACACGAAGCACATGTCAGGACAGGTCAGATCACAAGCAGC
The Sulfoacidibacillus ferrooxidans genome window above contains:
- a CDS encoding thiamine pyrophosphate-dependent enzyme; translated protein: MALEQQVISTALPFLQTTDFRSGNEMAAKAAAQIDYHMMGYFPITPSTEIAEYLDEMKANGEHHIVMIPADGEHGSAGICYGAAAAGGRVFNATSAQGFLYMLEELPVQSGTRFPMVLNLVTRAVSGPLDIRGDHSDLYYALHTGWPILLAKDPQAVYDLNLIALRLAEHKDVRLPVIVASDGFFTSHQKRRVQYFTEQKDVQQFVGEMPKPAIDALDLEHVVTIGPYMNDPDLINTRFMQSEAMYRAQDAYLEIAEAFKNITGRSYECLHQYHMDHAEVVVVLLNSASDTAKDSVDHLRAKGIKAGVLAPILIRPFPKEAIQNALRFAKVILVAERADSLGGHGGVISHEIKAALQEVHSTATVLTRIYGLGGRDFYPEDADRFFELCLTVLSGKEVPYFDYYGVTAGDPTLAPSERTKPLKKEQKTGFIQVIQDPTSDQLQVKVPSQRALTAKAQRIAPGHGACPGCGIFPGLNTFLKGIEGDVIVLYQTGCAMVTTTGYPFSSHRVTYIHNLFQNGAATLSGLVEMFDERKRRGEIEYSDDVTFIMITGDGGMDIGMGSAIGTALRNHKMIILEYDNEGYMNTGSQLSYSTPLGHMTSTSNVGSFEQGKTFQHKDTAQIMAATNIPYVFTGVETYAQDLIKKAAKAQWYAQHEGMAYGKILIACPLNWKSAEEAGREIVGLAVDSCFFPLYEVEHGITTITYNPEEKNKYVPVSEWLKTMGKTKHLLKPENSDQLQLFSDEVERRWIRLKAKHQNPNL